From the genome of Homalodisca vitripennis isolate AUS2020 chromosome 8, UT_GWSS_2.1, whole genome shotgun sequence, one region includes:
- the LOC124368191 gene encoding piggyBac transposable element-derived protein 3-like: protein MTRDRFFMIRSAIHVVNDTDVTAENKANDKLWKVRPVIDKFRETVLKIPRQKEASIDEQMIPFTGHVVFRQFVPRKPNPTGLKNYVLSSKNGLILDFEVYQGKVTTRLPAEINAQLRLGTGGRAVMRLSETCLPGTNLYFDRYFTGLALLEALRAKGISGTGTTMKNRLPNINFKSDAELSAEGRGSCDIKIRDDEKVLALKWVDNKVITLASTRHGAEPFTPARRYSRADREYIQIQMPEIVSQYNLNMGGVDLHNRMLAHYRSYHRTNKWPVRFMEHFLDMACVNSWITYKDDQQARHTPKKDVMDMHFFKMRLSQLLILGVDPSADTKDSDDEQPPRKKLAGRPGNVSLPPREVRIKQALHLPQAMDLSSAPRCRNPGCKARSRIKCLRCQVFLCVSKERNCFIEFHRNG from the coding sequence ATGACTCGAGATAGATTCTTCATGATCCGATCTGCCATTCATGTTGTTAATGATACTGATGTTACAGCTGAAAACAAAGCAAACGATAAGCTTTGGAAAGTAAGGCCAGTGATCGACAAGTTTCGAGAAACCGTATTAAAAATTCCGAGACAAAAGGAAGCAAGTATTGATGAACAGATGATACCTTTCACAGGGCATGTCGTCTTTCGACAGTTCGTGCCAAGGAAACCCAACCCGACTGGTTTAAAAAACTACGTTCTATCATCAAAGAATGGTTTGATTTTGGATTTTGAGGTATACCAAGGGAAAGTAACAACAAGGCTTCCGGCAGAAATCAATGCACAGTTGAGGCTAGGGACCGGTGGCCGTGCAGTCATGAGATTAAGTGAAACTTGCCTCCCCGGTACAAATCTTTACTTTGACCGGTACTTTACTGGCTTAGCATTACTTGAAGCTTTGAGAGCCAAAGGGATCTCAGGAACTGGCACAACAATGAAAAACAGGCTCCCAAACATCAACTTCAAATCAGACGCTGAACTCTCTGCTGAAGGAAGAGGTTCATGTGACATAAAAATACGAGATGATGAAAAAGTTCTTGCTTTGAAATGGGTAGacaataaagtaataacattagCCTCAACTCGACATGGTGCAGAACCATTCACTCCAGCAAGAAGATACTCCAGGGCTGACAgagaatacatacaaatacaaatgCCCGAAATTGTTAGCCAGTACAATCTCAACATGGGTGGGGTGGACTTACACAATAGGATGTTAGCTCACTACCGGTCCTACCACAGAACTAACAAGTGGCCTGTACGCTTCATGGAGCACTTTTTGGACATGGCATGTGTCAATAGTTGGATAACTTACAAGGATGACCAACAAGCTAGACACACTCCGAAAAAAGATGTAATGGACATGCATTTTTTCAAAATGCGCCTTTCACAGCTTCTAATTCTTGGTGTAGACCCATCTGCAGATACGAAAGACTCAGATGACGAGCAACCTCCTCGTAAAAAGCTCGCAGGCCGGCCTGGAAATGTGTCACTACCTCCTCGAGAAGTTCGAATCAAACAGGCACTGCATCTTCCTCAGGCGATGGATCTTTCTTCGGCCCCGCGTTGCAGGAATCCAGGCTGTAAGGCTAGGTCAAGAATCAAGTGTCTTCGTTGTCAAGTTTTCCTCTGTGTTTCAAAAGAGAGAAATTGCTTTATAGAATTTCATAGAAATGGTTAA